A region of the Aggregicoccus sp. 17bor-14 genome:
GCTGGACGGCAACCCCGAGGTCCGGCAGCTGGCGGCCGAAGTGGCCCGCCACCGGCCGGAGGGAAAGCAGTATGCCCCGGCGCTGGTGCGCTGCCTGAGAGACCCCCTTCCGCAGGTGCGGCAGGAGTGCCACCGCTCGCTGGTGGCCCTCACGGGGCAGGATCTGGGAGCGCCGGCGGATCCGGCAGGCATCAGGGCTTGGGAGGCACGCTACCCGTGAAGGAAGAGGTCAAGTCCAAGGACGAGGTGCTCGAGCACTACATGGCCCAGCACGGCCTGAAGAGCACGCGCCAGCGCTCGCTGATCATCGACACCTTCTTCGAGGTGGGCGGACACCTGTCCGTGGAGGAGCTCTGGAACAAGGTGCGCCAGCACGACACGAAGGTGTCCGTGGCCACGGTGTACCGGACGATGAAGCTGCTCAACGAGTGCGGCCTCGCCCACGCGCGCAACTTCGGCGACGGGCAGACGCGCTACGAGGCGGCGGCGGGGCGCCACCACCACGATCACATGATCTGCACCCGCTGCGGCACCATCGTGGAGTTCGAGAACGACCGCATCGAGGCGATGCAGGAGGCGGTGGCGCGCAGCCACGGCTTCAAGGTGACGTCGCACAAGATGGAGCTGTACGGCCTGTGCCACGACTGCCAGCGGGCCCTCGCGGCCGGCGGGGCATGAGGCGGCTCGCCGCCCTGGCGGCGGCGCTCGCGCTGGGGGCCGGCTGCGCCTCGTCCCGTCCGGAGCTGCCGCCGCGCCGCGGCCACCTCGCCGCGCTGCAGCTGCCGCCCGTGGCCGAGGCGCCCTACGCGCCG
Encoded here:
- a CDS encoding Fur family transcriptional regulator, which encodes MAQHGLKSTRQRSLIIDTFFEVGGHLSVEELWNKVRQHDTKVSVATVYRTMKLLNECGLAHARNFGDGQTRYEAAAGRHHHDHMICTRCGTIVEFENDRIEAMQEAVARSHGFKVTSHKMELYGLCHDCQRALAAGGA